Below is a window of Flavobacterium sp. N2820 DNA.
GCGAGTTTGGAAAACCATACATGCCCAAAAAAGCTGGCTCAGCTCCATGAGAACGCAGAAAATCTTCTGCCAATTTATCTAAATATAAAGTAGTTACGCCAGGTTTAATTTCCTTAGCAATCATTCCTAATGTTTTTGAAACAATCAAAGCACTTTCGCGCATCAATTCAATTTCTTCTAAGGTTTTAATTACAATCATAATGCAAAATTTCGAGGCAAAAATACAAATTCAAGTTCAATTTCAATTTCAAGAACAACTTTAATTTTAAAACTTACATTTTTAAATTGTATTTCTAACGTCTAACTTCGTGCTTTAAAATGAGAAATATCATATTTTATCATTAAATTACATCATAATTTTGCAGTATAAATTTCATTAGGTATGGGAAAATATGTAACCGCAGCGGAAGCTGTACAAGTAGTTAAAAGTGGCGATAGAGTTTATGTTCAAGCCGCAGCTGCTACACCAACAATCTTAACAAAAGCATTAACCGATAGGGCTTCAGAACTTAGAAATGTAGAAGTTTGTCACTTGCATACAGAAGGTGAAGCGCCTTATGCAAATCCAGAATTAGCTGAAAGTTTTCACGTGAATTCTTTTTTTATTGGAGCCAATGTTCGTCATACATTAAAAGCAGGAAACGGTTCCTATACACCAGTTTTTTTGAGCGAATTGCCATTGTTATTTCGTAAAAATGTAGTAAAACTAGATGTTGCATTCATTCATGTTTCACCTCCAGACGCACATGGATATTGTTCGTTAGGCGTTTCTGTAGAAGCAACAGTTGCAGCGATTGAAAATGCAAAAACGGTAATAGCACAAGTGAATCCAAATATGCCAAGAACGTTTGGTGATGGAATTATGCATGTTTCAGAAATTGATTATTTAGTAGAAGTAAATGTACCAATTTATGCACACGAGGTATCGCCATTCACAGTTGAAGAAGAAAAAATTGGAACTTATGTGGCTTCTTTAATAGAAAACAAAAGTACGCTTCAAATGGGAATTGGTTCAATTCCAAATGCGGCTTTGAGTAAACTAACCAATCACAAAGATTTAGGTTTGCATACAGAAATGTTTTCAGACGGTGTAATTGATTTAATTGAAAACGATGTAATCAATTGTAATTACAAAGGAACATTACGCGGAAGAGCTTTGGCAACCTTTTTAATTGGATCTAAACGCTTGTACGATTTTGTAGATGATAATCCATTTATCGAA
It encodes the following:
- a CDS encoding acetyl-CoA hydrolase/transferase family protein; amino-acid sequence: MGKYVTAAEAVQVVKSGDRVYVQAAAATPTILTKALTDRASELRNVEVCHLHTEGEAPYANPELAESFHVNSFFIGANVRHTLKAGNGSYTPVFLSELPLLFRKNVVKLDVAFIHVSPPDAHGYCSLGVSVEATVAAIENAKTVIAQVNPNMPRTFGDGIMHVSEIDYLVEVNVPIYAHEVSPFTVEEEKIGTYVASLIENKSTLQMGIGSIPNAALSKLTNHKDLGLHTEMFSDGVIDLIENDVINCNYKGTLRGRALATFLIGSKRLYDFVDDNPFIEMKESSMVNDTARIRKNPRMVSINSAIEVDLTGQVCADSIGSTMYSGVGGQMDFIRGASLSEGGKAIIALPSITKRGESRIVPYLKQGAGVVTTRAHVHYIITENGIADLYGKTLKQRVTELVKIAHPTHQEAVERAYYEMTGCK